From Salvelinus fontinalis isolate EN_2023a chromosome 30, ASM2944872v1, whole genome shotgun sequence, one genomic window encodes:
- the six3a gene encoding homeobox protein SIX3a: MVFRSPLELYPSHFFLPNFAERPVLLASSTPSTRSPEDLSMFALPTLNFSPEQVASVCETLEETGDIERLGRFLWSLPVAPGACEQINKHESILRARAVVAFHTGNFRDLYHILENHKFTKDSHGKLQAMWLEAHYQEAEKLRGRPLGPVDKYRVRKKFPLPRTIWDGEQKTHCFKERTRGLLREWYLQDPYPNPSKKRELAQATGLTPTQVGNWFKNRRQRDRAAAAKNRLQHQGIGQNGMRSLSESGCTPRSSAESPSTAASPTTSISSMTERVDTGTSILSVTSSDSECDV; this comes from the exons ATGGTTTTCAGATCCCCTTTAGAGCTTTATCCCTCCCATTTCTTCCTGCCAAACTTCGCTGAGCGCCCTGTGCTCTTGGCGAGCAGCACTCCCAGCACCAGGTCTCCAGAAGACTTGTCAATGTTTGCGCTACCGACCCTCAACTTCTCTCCGGAGCAAGTGGCGAGCGTCTGCGagacgctggaggaaaccggAGACATTGAACGGCTGGGACGATTCCTGTGGTCCCTGCCGGTGGCACCCGGAGCATGCGAGCAGATCAACAAGCATGAGTCGATCCTGCGAGCTCGCGCAGTGGTTGCTTTCCACACCGGGAATTTCCGAGACCTGTACCACATCTTGGAGAACCACAAGTTTACCAAGGACTCCCACGGCAAACTGCAGGCCATGTGGCTGGAGGCACACTACCAGGAGGCCGAGAAGCTGCGCGGTCGCCCCTTAGGACCGGTTGACAAGTACAGGGTACGGAAGAAGTTCCCCCTGCCCAGGACCATCTGGGATGGCGAGCAGAAGACGCACTGTTTCAAAGAGAGGACGCGCGGTCTGTTAAGGGAGTGGTATCTTCAGGACCCATATCCAAATCCCAGCAAGAAAAGGGAACTGGCTCAAGCCACTGGACTCACTCCTACACAGGTCGGAAATTGGTTTAAAAACCGGAGGCAACGAGACAGAGCCGCCGCAGCAAAAAACAG GCTTCAGCACCAGGGAATAGGACAGAACGGTATGCGGTCCCTTTCAGAATCCGGGTGCACTCCACGCAGCTCGGCGGAATCGCCGTCGACCGCGGCCAGTCCTACTACCAGCATCTCCAGTATGACAGAGCGAGTTGATACTGGAACGTCCATTCTTTCAGTAACCTCCAGTGACTCCGAGTGCGACGTATGA